A genomic region of Myxosarcina sp. GI1 contains the following coding sequences:
- a CDS encoding response regulator has protein sequence MTQKLNPAQLLFESSSSNETGCLQFNGESVSWRVYLQAGKLKYADCSIQLMAELKYYLLRQGCKAAAAALKDMPPLYLKTQAKMEQNSSGRSLYQQTLLWLLKEKHIDRLQLSQLLEEITQDSLEFCFWLTEGNFNWNRDESNPAWIREQIGESLSLDIADLINFLKQRLTKWQNCASSLLSPHQRPYILDYRDINKSPSSGTLSQQALNELAQMMRRGLSFRQLSIVLNRDELHIAQILSPYIEKKVIHLRNPQSPLDKLPDIPRLLAKEKLSQASKTFKIACIDDSPTILNEMQRFLEEDRFEVTAIDDPVQASAVIFRLEPDLVLMDITMPRINGYKLCSLLRSSNVFKETPIVMVTGNTGMIDKARAKMAGATDYLTKPFTQEGLMNIVNKYLQQI, from the coding sequence ATGACTCAAAAGTTAAATCCCGCCCAATTATTATTTGAGTCATCCAGTTCCAACGAAACTGGCTGTCTTCAGTTTAATGGGGAATCTGTATCTTGGAGAGTTTATCTGCAAGCAGGGAAGCTAAAGTATGCTGACTGTTCGATTCAGTTAATGGCTGAATTAAAGTATTACTTACTTCGCCAAGGTTGCAAAGCTGCTGCTGCTGCTTTAAAAGATATGCCCCCTCTGTATCTCAAGACTCAAGCAAAGATGGAGCAAAACTCTTCTGGTCGAAGTCTTTACCAACAGACACTATTATGGCTATTGAAAGAAAAGCATATCGATCGCCTGCAACTTTCTCAACTCTTAGAAGAAATTACTCAAGATTCTCTAGAATTCTGTTTTTGGTTAACTGAAGGAAATTTTAATTGGAATAGAGATGAGTCAAATCCAGCTTGGATTAGAGAACAAATTGGTGAATCTCTATCTTTAGACATAGCAGATTTAATTAACTTTTTAAAGCAAAGACTCACTAAATGGCAAAATTGTGCTTCGAGTTTGCTTTCTCCCCATCAGCGACCCTACATTCTAGATTACCGAGACATTAACAAATCGCCTTCATCGGGAACTTTATCTCAACAGGCACTCAACGAACTCGCACAGATGATGCGGCGTGGCTTGAGCTTTCGCCAACTTTCAATAGTTCTCAATCGCGACGAATTGCACATAGCTCAAATCTTGTCGCCATATATCGAAAAGAAAGTAATTCACTTGCGAAATCCGCAGTCACCTTTGGATAAATTACCCGATATTCCCAGGCTTTTAGCTAAAGAGAAGTTGTCTCAAGCAAGTAAAACTTTCAAAATTGCCTGTATTGATGATAGTCCGACAATTCTTAACGAAATGCAGCGTTTTCTAGAAGAAGACAGATTTGAAGTTACGGCAATTGACGATCCAGTTCAGGCTTCGGCGGTTATTTTCCGACTCGAACCAGATCTAGTTTTAATGGATATTACCATGCCTCGAATCAATGGTTACAAACTCTGTAGCTTATTACGCAGTAGCAATGTTTTTAAAGAAACTCCTATTGTCATGGTAACTGGTAATACAGGCATGATTGACAAAGCTAGAGCCAAAATGGCTGGTGCGACAGATTATTTGACCAAGCCATTTACCCAGGAAGGTTTGATGAATATTGTTAATAAATATCTCCAGCAAATTTAG
- the pip gene encoding prolyl aminopeptidase, whose protein sequence is MRELYPPIEPYNQGKLKVSQLHTIHYEESGNREGKPVVFLHGGPGGGITSMYRQYFDPQKWRIVMFDQRGCGQSTPYAELRENTTWDLVSDIEQLRQHLDIERWVVFGGSWGSTLALAYSQTHPHSCKGLILRGIFMLRRSEIRWFYQEGASNIYPDAWQEYLKPIPLEERHDLLSAFYKRLTSKDKATRLEAARAWAIWEASTSKLIPSQKSIARFGMAEFAEAFARIECHYFVNKGFLERENQLIENVDRIRHLPGVIVQGRYDVVCPMITAWELHQVWQEAEFTVVPDAGHSVSEPGIVHALIAASDRFAKL, encoded by the coding sequence ATGAGAGAACTATATCCGCCTATCGAACCTTACAATCAAGGCAAATTAAAAGTTTCTCAACTACACACCATTCATTACGAAGAATCTGGCAATCGTGAAGGCAAGCCTGTAGTTTTTTTACATGGCGGTCCCGGTGGCGGCATTACTTCTATGTACCGTCAATATTTCGATCCGCAAAAGTGGCGTATTGTGATGTTCGACCAAAGAGGTTGCGGACAAAGTACGCCTTATGCAGAATTGCGCGAAAATACTACTTGGGATTTAGTTAGCGATATCGAACAACTGAGACAACACTTAGATATCGAGCGATGGGTAGTATTTGGCGGTAGTTGGGGCAGTACCTTAGCTTTGGCATACAGTCAAACCCATCCCCATAGTTGCAAAGGTTTAATTCTGCGTGGCATATTTATGTTAAGGCGATCGGAAATACGCTGGTTTTATCAAGAAGGAGCGAGTAATATTTATCCCGATGCCTGGCAAGAATATCTCAAGCCAATTCCGCTAGAAGAACGTCACGATTTGTTATCGGCTTTCTATAAAAGATTGACTAGTAAAGATAAAGCTACCCGCTTAGAAGCGGCGCGTGCCTGGGCAATTTGGGAAGCCAGCACCAGTAAATTAATTCCTTCTCAAAAATCGATCGCTCGCTTTGGTATGGCAGAATTTGCCGAAGCTTTTGCTCGTATTGAATGTCATTATTTTGTCAATAAAGGTTTTTTAGAACGAGAAAATCAACTAATAGAAAATGTCGATCGCATTCGTCATTTACCTGGAGTTATCGTTCAGGGAAGATACGACGTTGTTTGTCCGATGATTACCGCCTGGGAACTCCATCAAGTATGGCAAGAAGCCGAATTTACTGTAGTTCCCGATGCAGGACATTCTGTATCCGAACCAGGGATCGTACATGCTTTAATCGCAGCAAGCGATCGCTTTGCCAAATTATAA
- a CDS encoding methyl-accepting chemotaxis protein produces the protein MIENQYSETNPNLERTSDTVDTSIKLAKNLKRNLEKYFTLKTKATLFAIAIGVIPIAIVGYLAHNVTNRSLSEQINQEQLEKTELAADSVTRFLEDRIREVDSLTKNPLFIDSKLRQAATLEEKTAVLDSFANELKYYNSILFFDLKGDLLFQASIEEPYTGNYGGNAYFQEAIATKSITINGPGISSSSGQLRVEFAAPVQDRETGELVGVIRAKVPGNYINSLFEVYEKKNEHWSLINAEGTIFAGDREELLNQEIATRFPEIQKFHEEREVGTTTTVYQAITESEPISETDIHEHDNDIGKKQLVSYVPAESPERFPNLHIGTIIAKHEDIALASIKQLDRTLFLGSAIAAILVAAIAAYIANRATVPIVNAVTAVKKIGSGELDTRLAVTTQDELGELNANINLMTEQIQNSLKQQQALTDEQRQERERLEREIFVMLDEVSGAMEGDLTVRASLTSMEMSTVADLFNAIIDSLQEIAIAAKQSTGQVGSALKENEESIRRLAEQAIAEAEETRDTLKSVAAMSQSIQAVAENANQAESIVNDTYNTVVNSTSSMDSTVDSILALRTIVAETAKKMKRLGESSQKISQAVSFIEEIALRTNVLSINATVEAGRAGEYGEGFTIVAEQVGALSEQCAAATKEIASIVATIQAETQDVNQAMESGTAQVVETTRLVESTKQSLNLVLEKSQAINQLMGSISQTTVSQADTSQSITSLMQKIARLSSTTSKSSQEVAESIAATALVAQKLESTVAQFKVAEFTQAIDRSSQSISG, from the coding sequence ATGATTGAAAATCAGTATTCCGAAACCAATCCAAACTTAGAGCGAACTTCAGACACAGTAGATACTTCCATAAAACTTGCTAAAAACTTGAAGCGTAATTTAGAAAAATATTTTACTCTTAAAACCAAAGCAACACTATTTGCAATCGCCATTGGAGTAATTCCAATAGCAATAGTAGGATATTTGGCACATAATGTCACCAATCGTTCGCTATCGGAACAAATTAATCAAGAACAGTTAGAAAAAACCGAATTAGCTGCCGACAGCGTTACGAGGTTTTTAGAAGATCGCATTCGTGAAGTTGATAGTTTAACTAAAAATCCGCTATTTATCGATTCCAAACTTAGACAAGCAGCTACCCTCGAAGAAAAAACCGCAGTTTTAGACAGCTTTGCTAATGAATTAAAATACTACAACAGTATTTTGTTTTTTGACCTCAAGGGCGATCTTTTATTTCAAGCCAGTATAGAAGAACCATATACAGGAAATTATGGCGGTAATGCCTATTTTCAAGAAGCGATCGCAACTAAATCTATTACTATTAATGGTCCTGGTATTTCTTCGAGTTCGGGACAGCTACGGGTAGAATTTGCCGCACCAGTTCAAGACCGAGAAACAGGAGAATTAGTAGGAGTTATCAGAGCTAAAGTTCCTGGTAATTATATTAATAGCCTTTTTGAAGTCTATGAGAAAAAAAACGAACATTGGAGTCTTATTAATGCAGAAGGAACTATTTTTGCTGGGGATAGAGAAGAACTTTTAAATCAGGAAATTGCTACTCGCTTTCCAGAAATCCAAAAATTTCATGAAGAAAGAGAAGTTGGCACAACAACCACTGTCTATCAAGCTATCACAGAGTCAGAACCGATTAGTGAAACTGATATACACGAACACGACAATGACATTGGTAAAAAACAACTAGTAAGTTATGTGCCAGCAGAAAGTCCAGAGCGTTTCCCCAACCTTCACATTGGAACGATAATTGCCAAACATGAAGATATTGCACTAGCTTCCATAAAACAATTAGATAGGACTTTATTTTTAGGATCGGCTATAGCAGCAATTTTAGTGGCGGCAATCGCAGCATATATAGCCAATCGCGCCACAGTTCCCATAGTCAATGCTGTTACAGCAGTTAAAAAAATTGGTAGTGGAGAACTCGATACTCGTCTTGCAGTGACTACACAAGACGAACTAGGAGAATTGAACGCCAATATTAACTTAATGACCGAACAAATTCAAAACTCATTAAAACAGCAACAAGCACTAACCGACGAGCAGCGTCAAGAACGCGAACGTCTGGAACGAGAAATTTTTGTGATGCTCGATGAAGTTAGCGGCGCAATGGAAGGGGATTTAACCGTTAGAGCCAGTTTGACCTCTATGGAAATGAGTACGGTTGCCGATTTATTTAATGCCATTATCGATAGTTTGCAGGAAATTGCGATCGCAGCTAAGCAGTCTACTGGTCAGGTTGGTTCGGCTTTAAAAGAAAATGAAGAGTCAATTCGGCGGTTAGCCGAACAAGCGATCGCCGAAGCCGAAGAAACTCGCGATACGCTTAAATCTGTTGCCGCAATGTCTCAGTCGATTCAGGCAGTAGCAGAAAATGCCAACCAGGCAGAATCGATTGTTAACGATACATACAATACGGTAGTTAACAGCACCAGCAGTATGGACTCTACAGTAGACAGTATTCTGGCACTGCGGACTATTGTGGCTGAAACAGCAAAAAAAATGAAGCGTTTGGGGGAATCTTCCCAAAAAATCTCTCAAGCTGTCTCGTTTATTGAAGAAATCGCTCTAAGAACTAACGTACTTTCAATTAACGCTACTGTAGAAGCCGGACGTGCGGGCGAGTACGGAGAAGGATTTACCATCGTTGCCGAACAGGTAGGTGCATTATCAGAACAGTGCGCCGCAGCAACTAAAGAAATTGCCAGTATTGTGGCAACAATTCAGGCAGAAACACAAGATGTCAACCAGGCGATGGAATCGGGTACGGCACAGGTAGTAGAAACTACGCGCTTAGTAGAATCAACCAAACAGAGCTTAAATCTGGTACTAGAAAAATCTCAGGCAATTAACCAGTTGATGGGTTCTATCTCTCAAACCACCGTGTCTCAGGCAGATACTTCCCAAAGTATAACAAGCCTAATGCAAAAAATTGCTCGCTTATCTAGCACTACATCCAAATCTTCTCAGGAAGTAGCAGAATCAATTGCTGCAACCGCTCTGGTAGCCCAAAAGCTAGAGTCTACTGTAGCTCAGTTTAAAGTAGCCGAATTTACTCAAGCTATCGATCGCTCATCTCAATCAATTTCAGGTTAA
- a CDS encoding HAD hydrolase-like protein, which yields MTGIVVFDIIGTSFSLEKPRQQLIALGAPPYALELWFAQSLRDAFAFSHAGEYQPLKEILQAELPRTLKLLDIEPNSAQLDRVMKTFSELDLQPGAKEAFAMLSDAGWKIVALTNGSQEATNKLLERAAVKNYFSEIYSCDAIAKTKPHRAVYEMIHTDNLEKVWLVAAHAWDIAGAKLAGMKTAFVRQLEKDYLAVYPQPEIAVENLPEAARQIINAAS from the coding sequence ATGACGGGAATTGTAGTTTTCGATATCATCGGCACTAGTTTTTCATTGGAAAAACCCCGACAGCAGCTTATTGCGTTGGGTGCGCCTCCCTATGCTCTAGAACTCTGGTTTGCTCAATCATTACGTGATGCTTTTGCCTTTTCTCATGCAGGTGAGTATCAGCCTCTCAAAGAGATTTTGCAGGCAGAATTACCCCGTACTCTCAAACTGCTCGATATTGAGCCAAATTCCGCGCAACTAGATCGAGTTATGAAAACATTTAGCGAGCTAGATTTGCAGCCTGGGGCAAAAGAAGCGTTTGCAATGTTAAGCGATGCGGGCTGGAAAATAGTTGCACTAACTAATGGCAGCCAAGAAGCTACTAATAAGTTATTGGAACGAGCGGCAGTAAAAAATTATTTTAGCGAAATTTATTCTTGTGATGCGATCGCTAAAACTAAACCCCATAGGGCTGTATATGAAATGATTCACACCGACAATTTAGAAAAAGTTTGGCTGGTTGCCGCTCATGCCTGGGATATTGCAGGAGCTAAACTTGCTGGCATGAAAACTGCTTTTGTCAGACAGTTAGAAAAAGATTATTTAGCAGTTTATCCTCAGCCAGAAATCGCAGTCGAAAATTTGCCTGAAGCTGCACGACAGATTATTAATGCTGCTAGTTGA
- the clpP gene encoding ATP-dependent Clp endopeptidase proteolytic subunit ClpP, with protein MIPTVIETSGRGDRAFDIYSRLLRERIVFLGQQVTDEIANLVVAQLLFLEAEDPEKDIYLYINSPGGSVSAGMGMFDTMNQIRPDVCTICIGLAASMGAFLLSAGQKGKRMSLPNSRIMIHQPLGGAQGQATDIEIQAKEILYLKNKLNQHLADHTGQPLEKIAEDTERDFFMSAEESKEYGLIDRVISRRPSASNPPETVNS; from the coding sequence ATGATTCCTACCGTTATTGAAACTTCAGGACGCGGCGATCGCGCCTTTGATATTTATTCGCGTTTGTTGAGAGAGAGAATTGTCTTTCTCGGTCAGCAGGTAACAGATGAGATTGCCAATTTAGTAGTAGCCCAACTGCTATTTTTAGAAGCTGAAGATCCCGAAAAAGATATCTATCTTTACATCAATTCTCCAGGTGGTTCGGTATCGGCAGGAATGGGTATGTTCGATACCATGAATCAAATTCGCCCCGATGTCTGTACTATCTGCATCGGTTTGGCAGCTAGTATGGGTGCTTTTCTTCTCAGCGCAGGGCAAAAAGGCAAGCGCATGAGTTTGCCCAACTCTCGCATTATGATTCACCAGCCTTTAGGTGGCGCACAAGGACAGGCAACGGATATTGAAATTCAAGCAAAAGAAATTCTCTATCTTAAAAACAAGCTCAATCAACATTTAGCAGATCATACAGGACAACCGTTAGAGAAAATTGCCGAAGATACCGAAAGAGACTTTTTTATGTCTGCTGAAGAATCTAAAGAGTATGGTTTAATCGATCGCGTTATTTCTCGTCGTCCTTCTGCCTCTAATCCTCCAGAAACAGTAAATAGCTAA
- a CDS encoding response regulator, giving the protein MKTILIVDDTKSELDLMVHYVTQAGYTIITAQDGEEALEKTFANKPDAIITDWMMPKMGGLDILRQLKKNPETAIIPVVACTAKDRDVDRMWAKKQGVKAYVTKPCTKEQLISALEEAMG; this is encoded by the coding sequence ATGAAAACAATTTTAATCGTAGACGATACTAAATCTGAATTAGATTTGATGGTGCATTATGTTACCCAAGCTGGCTACACCATCATCACCGCTCAGGATGGAGAAGAAGCATTAGAAAAAACCTTTGCCAATAAACCAGATGCCATTATCACCGACTGGATGATGCCCAAAATGGGTGGACTGGATATTTTACGTCAATTAAAGAAAAATCCCGAAACGGCGATAATTCCCGTAGTTGCCTGTACGGCTAAAGACCGCGATGTAGATCGGATGTGGGCAAAAAAACAGGGGGTTAAGGCATACGTTACCAAACCCTGTACTAAAGAGCAATTAATAAGTGCACTTGAAGAGGCAATGGGATAG
- the remA gene encoding extracellular matrix/biofilm regulator RemA — protein MSIQLINIGFGNIVSANRVIAIVSPESAPIKRIITEAREKGQLIDATYGRRTRAVIITDSCHVVLSAIQPETVANRFIIDKDTHSNVN, from the coding sequence ATGAGTATTCAATTGATTAATATTGGTTTCGGAAATATAGTTTCGGCTAACAGAGTTATTGCTATAGTCAGTCCAGAGTCAGCACCTATCAAAAGAATAATTACCGAAGCCAGAGAAAAAGGACAATTAATTGATGCAACTTATGGTCGTCGTACCCGTGCCGTAATCATTACTGATTCTTGCCACGTAGTCTTGTCGGCAATTCAGCCAGAAACCGTAGCTAATCGCTTTATTATAGATAAAGATACTCACAGCAACGTCAATTAA
- a CDS encoding DUF6679 family protein, translating into MKLEIVMESKLRELIGKPHVWLYIQSGKGWVKDVEILDVNAETLTFRYEYQSRSETKTWEKTTRINNVLEIDIRLSDLPEGDLQIENMRNKLIQTWEQE; encoded by the coding sequence GTGAAATTAGAAATTGTTATGGAAAGCAAACTTAGAGAGCTAATTGGCAAGCCCCATGTCTGGCTATATATTCAAAGTGGTAAAGGTTGGGTCAAAGACGTAGAAATTTTAGATGTCAACGCTGAGACTTTGACTTTTCGTTATGAATATCAATCTCGGTCGGAAACAAAAACCTGGGAGAAAACAACTAGAATTAATAATGTTTTAGAAATAGATATTCGCTTGAGCGATCTGCCAGAAGGAGATCTGCAAATAGAAAATATGCGTAATAAATTAATTCAGACTTGGGAACAAGAATAA
- a CDS encoding NFACT family protein, which produces MQPVDYTTLMAVRAELVRDWIPSRIEQVFQRDLFTIAIALRTLKTKAWLTICWHPQAARINIGEAPPRSRDTFTFSDQLRHQLNNLALIDVAAVAPWERVLDLQFAQRPGEKPLWHFYTEIMGKYSNAILTDASLNIVAPARQISSSQSSVRPIQTGAKYELPPPITKTAPRLEESFSSWQERVSLIPGNLKQQLINSYRGLSPKVAAEIINSAQLSTQQSTADLLERDWQELFDYWQKWLKSLANREFIPGWTNDGYTVLGWQKTESVKNVQILLDRYYREQLNQQQFQQLHHQLSQKLNSLLEKAIRKADTFSQRLAQSADADISRQQADLLMANLYKWQPGMKSIALSDFETGEPIKIKLNPEQNAVTNAQSLYKQHQKLKRAKDAVRPLLADTEAEINYLQQVKTALERLENDWNASDNKRSNRSLEDLQALQEIRQELVQQSYLTSERQEDTRQDNKDFQPYRYTTPSGFELWIGRNNRQNDWLTFRIANEYDLWFHTQEIPGSHALLRLEPGAIPDEKDLQFAANFAAYYSQARQSEIVPVVYTQPKHVYKPKGAKPGMAIYKQETVIWGRPQTVTKN; this is translated from the coding sequence ATGCAACCTGTTGACTACACCACCCTAATGGCTGTCCGTGCCGAGTTAGTAAGAGACTGGATACCATCACGCATCGAACAGGTATTTCAGCGCGATCTGTTTACCATTGCCATAGCTTTACGCACCCTTAAAACTAAAGCCTGGTTGACTATCTGTTGGCATCCTCAAGCCGCCAGAATCAATATTGGCGAAGCACCACCGCGATCGCGAGACACTTTTACTTTTAGCGATCAATTACGACATCAGCTAAATAACTTAGCACTAATAGATGTTGCCGCAGTCGCTCCTTGGGAACGTGTTTTAGATTTACAGTTTGCCCAACGTCCTGGAGAAAAACCTCTATGGCATTTTTATACTGAAATTATGGGCAAATATAGTAACGCCATCTTAACCGATGCCAGTCTAAATATTGTTGCTCCAGCACGTCAAATAAGCTCCAGTCAATCGAGCGTTCGCCCCATCCAGACGGGAGCAAAATACGAACTCCCCCCACCTATTACTAAAACTGCGCCCAGGTTAGAAGAATCTTTTTCTAGTTGGCAAGAGCGAGTTAGTCTTATTCCTGGCAATCTCAAGCAGCAGCTAATTAATTCTTATCGTGGTTTGAGTCCTAAAGTAGCAGCAGAAATAATTAACTCTGCCCAACTATCTACTCAGCAATCTACCGCAGATTTATTGGAACGTGATTGGCAAGAGCTGTTCGACTATTGGCAAAAATGGCTAAAAAGTTTAGCTAATCGAGAATTTATTCCTGGTTGGACTAATGACGGCTATACAGTTCTCGGTTGGCAGAAAACTGAGTCAGTTAAAAATGTTCAAATTTTACTCGATCGCTATTATCGCGAGCAGTTAAACCAACAGCAGTTTCAACAGCTACATCATCAACTAAGTCAAAAACTTAATAGTCTGTTGGAAAAAGCAATTCGCAAAGCCGATACTTTTAGCCAACGCTTGGCGCAGTCGGCAGATGCCGATATTTCTCGCCAACAAGCCGATTTATTAATGGCAAATCTTTACAAATGGCAACCTGGAATGAAGTCAATCGCTCTATCTGACTTTGAAACTGGCGAACCTATTAAGATTAAGCTCAACCCCGAACAAAACGCCGTCACCAACGCTCAATCTCTATATAAACAGCATCAAAAGCTCAAACGTGCTAAGGATGCTGTTAGACCTTTACTGGCAGACACAGAGGCAGAAATTAACTATCTTCAACAGGTAAAAACTGCTTTAGAGCGTTTGGAAAACGACTGGAATGCTAGCGATAATAAACGAAGCAATCGCAGCTTAGAAGATTTACAAGCACTTCAAGAAATTCGTCAAGAACTAGTTCAGCAAAGCTATTTAACTTCCGAACGCCAGGAAGATACTCGCCAAGATAACAAAGACTTTCAACCCTATCGCTACACTACACCATCGGGATTTGAACTGTGGATCGGTCGTAATAATCGTCAAAACGATTGGCTGACTTTCCGCATTGCTAACGAATACGATCTCTGGTTTCATACCCAGGAAATTCCTGGCAGTCATGCCTTACTGCGCTTAGAACCAGGAGCGATTCCAGATGAAAAAGATCTTCAGTTTGCCGCTAATTTTGCAGCTTATTACAGTCAGGCACGTCAGAGCGAGATAGTTCCTGTAGTTTATACTCAGCCCAAACACGTTTACAAGCCTAAAGGTGCCAAACCGGGGATGGCAATCTACAAACAAGAAACAGTTATTTGGGGTCGTCCCCAAACGGTAACTAAAAATTAG
- the gmk gene encoding guanylate kinase, with amino-acid sequence MLTGKLITIVGPSGVGKGSIARSLQQRHSEIHLSVSATTRKPRDGEIEGKDYYFLSKSEFEAAISNNEFLEWAKYAENYYGTPKTQVKQQIANGKLVLLEIELAGARQIAKTYPEALRIFILPPSLEELERRIRNRGKNSEESISQRLKIARDEIAAKDEFDVRVVNENLERAIAEVEAVIFKQ; translated from the coding sequence ATGTTAACTGGTAAGTTAATTACGATTGTCGGACCGAGCGGTGTTGGTAAAGGCTCGATCGCGCGATCGCTTCAGCAACGGCATTCAGAAATTCATCTTTCTGTTTCTGCAACTACTAGAAAGCCGCGAGATGGCGAAATAGAAGGCAAAGATTACTATTTTCTCAGTAAGTCAGAGTTTGAAGCAGCGATCTCTAATAACGAATTTTTAGAGTGGGCAAAATATGCCGAAAACTATTACGGTACTCCAAAAACACAGGTTAAACAGCAGATTGCTAATGGTAAATTAGTACTTTTGGAAATAGAACTAGCAGGAGCCAGACAGATTGCTAAAACCTATCCCGAAGCTTTAAGAATTTTTATTTTACCTCCCTCGTTAGAAGAATTAGAGCGTCGGATTAGAAACAGGGGCAAAAACTCTGAAGAATCCATCTCCCAACGTTTGAAGATAGCCAGAGACGAAATTGCTGCTAAAGATGAGTTTGACGTACGAGTTGTTAACGAAAACTTAGAGCGAGCGATCGCCGAAGTAGAAGCGGTTATCTTTAAACAGTAA
- a CDS encoding chemotaxis protein CheW, with product MSTSTPAAKLQQILPELFQAKRTSGEPYLRFQLTSEITALVSMKNVQESLLVAAEKITPLPNMPESFIGIVNSRNHVFSIIDLAQMLKLSSTPLSTRQYHTIVLQTWSALSQQTSLIGMAVNRIQGITRFTEEQLASPLEDFPASLTPYLHGCVDEGEKRILVLSAEEIATASPLLSSHSVIT from the coding sequence ATGTCAACGTCTACACCAGCAGCTAAACTGCAACAGATTTTACCAGAGCTATTTCAAGCCAAGCGGACTTCAGGGGAACCCTATTTGCGTTTTCAACTTACTTCAGAGATAACGGCATTAGTATCAATGAAGAATGTGCAGGAGTCACTATTGGTAGCAGCAGAAAAAATTACGCCGCTGCCTAATATGCCCGAATCATTTATCGGTATAGTTAATTCGCGCAATCATGTTTTTAGCATTATTGACTTGGCACAAATGTTGAAGCTGTCTTCTACTCCTCTTTCCACCAGGCAGTATCACACAATCGTACTGCAAACATGGTCGGCGTTATCACAGCAAACATCTCTTATTGGCATGGCGGTAAATCGCATTCAGGGGATTACTCGCTTTACCGAAGAGCAGCTAGCCTCACCTTTAGAAGACTTTCCAGCTAGCTTAACTCCCTATCTTCATGGATGTGTAGATGAGGGTGAGAAACGTATTTTAGTTTTATCTGCCGAGGAAATTGCCACAGCTTCACCTTTACTCTCATCCCACTCAGTAATTACCTAA